In Streptomyces ambofaciens ATCC 23877, a single genomic region encodes these proteins:
- a CDS encoding class F sortase produces MDASEWAEEEERRRKRAPWGVIALVLLTGLALIRNGSGEFDQGPPQPASAAASDSRVTRGEGTVPGLAPLPYSVPDQVTVPAIQVDAPIMPVGLDADGWVDAPPAEDPNLAGWFTGAVSPGEKGTAVVVGHVDNQQGPAVFYGLGALKKGNKVEVRRQDGKTAVFEIYGIEVFEKDDFPGDRVYASKGAPELRVITCGGGFSKQNGYEGNVVAFARMTGVR; encoded by the coding sequence ATGGATGCGTCCGAGTGGGCCGAAGAGGAGGAGCGGCGGAGGAAACGCGCTCCCTGGGGCGTGATAGCGCTGGTCCTGCTGACCGGGCTCGCGCTCATCCGCAACGGTTCGGGAGAGTTCGACCAGGGCCCGCCGCAGCCGGCGTCCGCCGCGGCCTCGGACAGCCGCGTCACGAGGGGGGAGGGCACCGTCCCGGGCCTCGCCCCGCTGCCGTACTCGGTGCCCGACCAGGTCACCGTCCCCGCCATCCAGGTCGACGCGCCGATCATGCCGGTCGGTCTCGACGCGGACGGCTGGGTCGACGCTCCGCCGGCCGAGGACCCGAACCTGGCCGGCTGGTTCACCGGCGCGGTCTCCCCCGGCGAGAAGGGCACCGCGGTGGTGGTCGGCCATGTCGACAACCAGCAGGGACCCGCCGTCTTCTACGGGCTCGGTGCGCTGAAGAAGGGCAACAAGGTGGAGGTGCGCCGCCAGGACGGGAAGACGGCGGTCTTCGAGATCTACGGCATCGAGGTCTTCGAGAAGGACGACTTCCCCGGCGACCGGGTCTACGCGTCCAAGGGCGCCCCGGAGCTGCGGGTCATCACCTGCGGTGGCGGTTTCTCGAAGCAGAACGGCTACGAGGGGAACGTCGTCGCCTTCGCCCGCATGACCGGGGTCCGCTGA